The Cryobacterium roopkundense sequence GGCTGCCCAGGCACCTGCGGCCGGAAGCGACGCCGGAAAACCCATTCACGTATTCCATGCGCGAGGCACGGGTCACCGACCTGCCCGATATTCGCGAGATCTACAACTACTACGTCGCCAACAGCACCGTCACCTTCGATGAAGACGCCATGACGTTGCCCGAGTGGCGCGACAAGTTCTACTACTTGGGCAAGCACGGCATGCCGTTCATCGTGGCCGAATCACCCGCCGGGCAGATCCTGGGCTACGCGCTCGTGGCACCGTGGAAACAGAAACGCGCCTTTCGGTTCACCGTGGAGAACTCCATTTACCTGGGCGCGGCGTCGACAGGCAAGGGACTGGGCCGTCAGCTGCTAGCGGAACTCATCGCCCGGTCGAAAACGGCCGGGCTGAAAGAGATCATCGCGGTCATCGCCGACCAGGGAGCGGATGCCTCCATCAAGCTGCACCGCGACTTCGGCTTCGAAGAAATCGGCCGCATGGGCAAGGTGGGGTTCAAGTTCGAACGCTGGCTCGGCACAGTTCTGATGCAGAAAAGCCTGAAGTAGCCCCTGACCCGCGACCCGGGTTCGACGCGCACGACGGTTAGCGGGGACGCCCCGCGACCTTCAGCACGGCGCGGCGAGGCGACAGGATAGCTGCTCGGGCGAGCACGGCATTGCGCTTGCCCACGATCACCTGGGGTGGGGTCGACGTCCGATCAAGTGCGGCACACGTGCTCCTCATCACCCTCTCCACGGTGAGGTGGCGATCCGTCGGCTGGTGGTTTCCCGCCACTGCCGAGAATTCAGTGTCGACGTAGCCGGGGCACACCGCGGTGACCTTGAGTCCGCTGGCCCGCGTCTCGTACCAGAGCGCCTCGGTGAAACTCAGAACGTAGGCCTTGCTCGCGGCGTACACCGACATCTGCGGCACCGGCTGGAACGCCGCCGTGCTGGCCAGGTTCACGAGTGCTGCTGTATTCGGGCGCAGGGTCGCCGCGGAGATGAGATCCGGGAGCAGGGCGTGGGTGAGCTGCGTCAGGGCGAGAACATTGAGGGTGATTTGCTCCGCCTGTCGGTCGGCATCCGCGTCGACGAAGCTGCCGAGGGTTCCGAACCCGGCACTGTTCACCAGAGTGCCGACGTTGACGTCCCGGGAGGTGAGATCCGCCATCAATTCGGGCACGGCCTCCGGTGCGGTCAGGTCGAGCGGTATGACTGTCGAGACGGTGCCGTACTTCTCTGCCAGGTCCACCGCAAGTGCTTCGAGCCGGTCCTGTCGCCTGGCCACGAGCACCAGGTCGGCGCCGCGTTGGGCGAGTTCGTGCGCGTAGCCGACGCCGAGGCCGCTCGAGGCGCCGGTGACGAGGGCCGTCGTTCCCATGGGATTGTAAAGTGCGCGTGCCATGGGTTAACGCTACTCGCAAAGCTAGGCTCGCAGCATGGCCGAACCACATGAATTGTCCGCGCTCGAGCAATGGCAGGCACTGCAAACCGGTGAGTTGAGTCCTTCCGAGCTCGCGGAACACTACCTGGACCGCATCGAGGCACTCAACCCGGCGCTCGGCGCGTTCGTCACGATCACAGCGGAGCGGGCCTGGGCCCGTGCCCGGGACGTGGAACAGAACGTGCCCCGCACCGCGCCGCTGTGGGGGCTGCCCTTCGCCGACAAGGACCTACAGCTTCGGGCCGGCGTTCCGGCACGGTTCGGCTCGCGGCTGATGCGCGACTTCGTGCCCGAGCAGTCCGACGATCTCGTGCTCGCC is a genomic window containing:
- a CDS encoding GNAT family N-acetyltransferase: MLEEEYEQRRRLPRHLRPEATPENPFTYSMREARVTDLPDIREIYNYYVANSTVTFDEDAMTLPEWRDKFYYLGKHGMPFIVAESPAGQILGYALVAPWKQKRAFRFTVENSIYLGAASTGKGLGRQLLAELIARSKTAGLKEIIAVIADQGADASIKLHRDFGFEEIGRMGKVGFKFERWLGTVLMQKSLK
- a CDS encoding SDR family NAD(P)-dependent oxidoreductase; its protein translation is MARALYNPMGTTALVTGASSGLGVGYAHELAQRGADLVLVARRQDRLEALAVDLAEKYGTVSTVIPLDLTAPEAVPELMADLTSRDVNVGTLVNSAGFGTLGSFVDADADRQAEQITLNVLALTQLTHALLPDLISAATLRPNTAALVNLASTAAFQPVPQMSVYAASKAYVLSFTEALWYETRASGLKVTAVCPGYVDTEFSAVAGNHQPTDRHLTVERVMRSTCAALDRTSTPPQVIVGKRNAVLARAAILSPRRAVLKVAGRPR